Proteins found in one Microtus pennsylvanicus isolate mMicPen1 chromosome 14, mMicPen1.hap1, whole genome shotgun sequence genomic segment:
- the LOC142834659 gene encoding ferritin light chain 1-like — protein MTSQIRQNYSTEVEAAVNRLVNRHLRASYTYLSLGYYFDRDDVALEGVGHFFRELAEEKREGAERLLKLQNDRGGHALFQDVQKPSQDEWGKTQEAMEAALALENLNQALLDLHSLGSARTDPHLCDFLENHFLDKEVKVIKKMGNHLTNLRRLATGPQASLGEYLFERLTLKHD, from the coding sequence ATGACCTCCCAGATTCGTCAGAATTATTCCACCGAAGTGGAGGCTGCCGTGAACCGCCTGGTCAATCGGCACCTGCGGGCCTCCTACACCTACCTCTCCCTGGGCTACTATTTTGACCGGGATGACGTGGCTCTGGAGGGTGTAGGCCACTTTTTCCGCGAATTGGCCGAGGAGAAGCGCGAGGGTGCCGAGCGTCTCCTCAAGTTGCAGAATGATCGCGGAGGCCATGCACTCTTTCAGGATGTGCAGAAGCCATCTCAAGATGAGTGGGGTAAAACCCAGGAGGCCATGGAAGCTGCTCTGGCCTTGGAGAACTTGAACCAGGCCCTCTTGGATCTTCATTCCCTGGGCTCTGCCCGCACAGATCCtcatctctgtgacttccttgaAAACCACTTCCTGGATAAGGAGGTGAAGGTCATCAAGAAGATGGGCAACCACCTGACCAACCTCCGCAGGTTGGCTACTGGGCCCCAGGCATCTCTGGGCGAGTACCTCTTTGAGCGGCTCACTCTCAAGCATGACTAG